One window of Mediterraneibacter butyricigenes genomic DNA carries:
- a CDS encoding D-2-hydroxyacid dehydrogenase — MKIVVLDGYTENPGDLSWDELAKLGDLTVYDRTSYEESPLIAERIGDAEIAVINKTPISKATIDACPNLKAIAVLATGYNVVDYVYAKEKGIPVINVPTYGTQIVGQYAVGLLLEICSHYGHHDATVKEGKWENNDDWCYWDYPMIEVYGKTVGIIGLGKIGQASAKILKAMEMRVLAYDAYPSEAGKQLAEYVDLDTLFAESDVIFLHCPLFPETEGIINKENIAKMKDGVIIINNSRGGLVVEQDLADALNSGKVYAAGLDVVSTEPIKGDNPLLKAKNCIITPHISWAAQAARQRIMDITVDGIKAFLDGNPINVVNK, encoded by the coding sequence ATGAAAATTGTAGTATTGGACGGTTACACCGAAAATCCTGGAGATCTTTCCTGGGATGAGTTGGCTAAATTAGGGGATCTGACAGTTTATGACAGAACTTCTTATGAAGAGTCTCCGCTGATCGCAGAGCGCATCGGAGATGCAGAGATTGCAGTCATCAACAAGACACCGATTTCCAAAGCAACTATCGATGCTTGCCCGAACCTGAAAGCAATTGCAGTTCTGGCAACAGGATATAATGTAGTAGACTATGTTTATGCAAAAGAAAAAGGAATTCCGGTTATCAACGTACCGACCTATGGAACTCAGATTGTAGGACAGTATGCAGTCGGACTTCTTCTGGAGATCTGTTCTCACTACGGACATCATGATGCAACCGTAAAAGAGGGAAAATGGGAAAATAATGATGACTGGTGCTATTGGGATTACCCAATGATCGAGGTATACGGAAAGACCGTTGGTATCATCGGACTTGGTAAGATTGGTCAGGCATCTGCAAAGATTTTAAAAGCAATGGAAATGAGAGTTCTCGCATACGATGCATATCCGTCAGAGGCTGGAAAACAGCTGGCAGAATATGTAGATCTGGATACTCTGTTTGCTGAGTCTGATGTGATCTTCCTGCACTGCCCACTGTTCCCGGAGACAGAAGGTATCATCAACAAAGAGAACATTGCAAAGATGAAAGATGGCGTGATCATCATCAACAACAGCCGTGGTGGACTGGTGGTAGAACAGGATCTGGCAGATGCGCTGAACAGTGGAAAGGTTTATGCAGCAGGTCTGGATGTTGTTTCCACAGAGCCGATCAAGGGGGACAACCCGCTTCTGAAAGCGAAAAACTGTATCATTACTCCACATATTTCCTGGGCAGCTCAGGCAGCAAGACAGAGAATTATGGACATCACAGTAGATGGTATTAAGGCATTCCTGGATGGAAATCCGATTAATGTCGTAAATAAATAG
- a CDS encoding histidine phosphatase family protein, translating into MNDQRICLIRHGQTTWNKERKIQGLEDIPLNETGYQQAKDCGEALLKAGWSGCKIVSSPLTRALETARCIGEVLGISEIGIAENLKERDYGTASGKPKDFKGRKIEFSEEQYQNVESWEHVQKRMERCVTQIAEQQKDDVILISHGAAISALLDKLSKGAIDPSCHVLQNTSVSILLYREGRLELTQCDIQAEDVRKLKF; encoded by the coding sequence ATGAATGATCAAAGAATCTGTCTGATTAGACACGGACAGACCACATGGAACAAAGAACGTAAGATACAGGGTCTGGAAGATATTCCGTTAAATGAAACGGGGTATCAGCAGGCAAAAGACTGTGGAGAAGCGCTGCTTAAAGCCGGCTGGAGCGGCTGTAAGATTGTATCAAGTCCCTTGACAAGAGCGTTGGAAACAGCAAGATGTATCGGCGAAGTGTTAGGGATATCGGAAATTGGCATAGCAGAAAATTTAAAAGAACGAGATTATGGAACTGCTTCCGGTAAACCAAAGGATTTTAAAGGTCGTAAGATTGAATTCTCAGAGGAGCAATATCAAAATGTAGAATCATGGGAACATGTTCAGAAACGTATGGAAAGGTGTGTCACACAAATTGCAGAACAACAAAAAGATGATGTGATCCTTATATCCCATGGCGCAGCAATCAGTGCGTTGCTGGACAAACTTTCAAAGGGAGCGATCGATCCTTCCTGTCATGTGTTGCAGAACACGTCGGTCAGCATCCTGCTCTATCGAGAGGGCAGATTAGAGTTGACACAATGTGATATTCAGGCAGAAGATGTACGAAAACTGAAATTTTAA
- the ilvD gene encoding dihydroxy-acid dehydratase, with product MRSDLVRKGMQQAPHRSLFYALGMTEEEMERPLIGIVSSYNEIVPGHMNLDKITEAVKTGISMAGGVPAMFPAIAVCDGIAMGHQGMKYSLVTRELIADSTEAMAIAHQFDALVMIPNCDKNVPGLLMAAARLNIPTIFVSGGPMLAGKVHGEKKSLSAIFQAAGAYAAGKLDDDDMQEYEHNICPTCGSCSGMYTANSMNCLTEVLGMGLRGNGTIPAVYSERIRLAKKAGMQIVELLKQDIKPRDIMTEDAFMNALTVDMALGCSTNSMLHLPAIAHEAGVKLDLEIANEVSMRTPNLCHLAPAGYHFVEELNEAGGIYAVMNELDKLNLIKKDVMTVTGKTVGENIKGHVNKNPEIIRPVENPYSKTGGLAILKGNIAPEGCVVKQSAVVEEMLVHEGPARVFDCEDEAIVAIKDGTIVPGDVVIIRYEGPKGGPGMREMLNPTSAIVGMGLGSTVALITDGRFSGASSGAAIGHVSPEAAVGGPIALIEEGDTIQIDIPNHSIRVDVSDEVLAERKKAWKPRRPRITTGYLARYADHVTSGSQGAILKPNQEL from the coding sequence ATGAGAAGTGATTTAGTAAGAAAAGGGATGCAGCAGGCACCACATCGGTCCTTGTTTTATGCATTGGGAATGACAGAAGAGGAAATGGAACGTCCGCTGATCGGAATCGTAAGTTCTTATAATGAGATCGTTCCCGGTCATATGAATCTGGATAAGATTACGGAAGCGGTTAAGACGGGTATCAGCATGGCAGGAGGAGTTCCGGCAATGTTCCCGGCAATCGCGGTCTGTGACGGAATTGCGATGGGGCATCAGGGGATGAAATATTCGCTGGTTACGAGAGAACTGATCGCGGATTCCACAGAGGCAATGGCGATTGCTCATCAGTTTGACGCATTGGTTATGATTCCGAACTGTGACAAGAATGTACCGGGACTTTTGATGGCAGCTGCCAGATTGAACATTCCGACAATTTTTGTATCAGGAGGACCGATGCTTGCGGGAAAGGTTCATGGTGAAAAGAAGAGTCTTTCTGCTATTTTCCAGGCCGCAGGAGCATATGCAGCCGGTAAATTAGATGATGATGATATGCAGGAATATGAACATAATATCTGTCCGACCTGTGGATCATGTTCCGGAATGTATACAGCAAATTCCATGAACTGCCTGACGGAAGTTCTTGGTATGGGACTTCGCGGAAACGGAACGATTCCGGCAGTGTATTCTGAGAGAATCCGTCTTGCAAAAAAAGCAGGTATGCAGATTGTAGAACTTTTAAAACAGGACATCAAGCCACGGGATATTATGACAGAGGATGCGTTTATGAATGCACTGACTGTAGATATGGCTTTGGGATGTTCTACCAATAGTATGCTGCATTTGCCGGCGATCGCTCATGAGGCAGGAGTAAAACTGGATCTGGAGATTGCAAATGAAGTCAGCATGCGTACACCGAACTTATGTCATCTGGCTCCGGCGGGATATCATTTTGTAGAGGAACTGAACGAAGCGGGTGGTATTTATGCAGTTATGAACGAACTGGATAAATTGAATCTAATCAAAAAAGATGTAATGACTGTAACCGGAAAGACGGTTGGAGAAAATATTAAAGGCCATGTAAATAAGAATCCGGAGATTATCCGCCCGGTAGAGAATCCATATAGCAAAACGGGTGGTCTGGCAATCCTGAAAGGAAATATTGCACCGGAAGGATGCGTGGTAAAACAGTCAGCAGTAGTAGAAGAGATGTTGGTACATGAGGGACCGGCAAGAGTCTTTGACTGTGAGGATGAGGCGATTGTTGCCATCAAAGACGGAACTATTGTGCCGGGAGACGTTGTTATTATCCGCTATGAGGGACCGAAAGGCGGTCCGGGTATGAGAGAGATGCTGAATCCGACCTCTGCTATCGTTGGAATGGGTCTGGGATCTACGGTTGCACTGATCACAGATGGAAGATTTTCAGGTGCATCCAGCGGAGCAGCCATTGGACATGTTTCTCCGGAAGCGGCAGTAGGTGGCCCGATCGCTCTGATCGAAGAGGGAGATACTATCCAGATTGATATTCCGAACCACAGTATCCGTGTGGATGTGTCGGATGAGGTGCTGGCAGAGAGAAAGAAAGCTTGGAAGCCGAGAAGACCTCGTATTACAACCGGTTATCTGGCAAGATACGCTGATCACGTGACATCTGGAAGTCAGGGAGCAATTTTGAAGCCAAACCAGGAATTGTGA
- a CDS encoding SLC13 family permease — protein sequence MNMATLSLIMLVAAIAIGFFLNVNVGLVSIFFAVILGYGSGQFTGKEIISGWSGSLFMTLAGITLVFAIVQSNNSLELLIRKIINKLGKAVVLVPVVYFVFAWAVSAAGPGLIPTAALVTVLAVPLAHETGFHPLMLSMTAVAAANAGRFTMLTVEGNLITDLLVAQGYTENVMMGVCVSSTILAVILSVVYYIWYKGYKVRQGMGKATEVSKFTKEQIVSLIGMLVMVILILVFKFEASLAAFSVGGTLIILRVGDQKAAFKAMPWGTMILVCGVGVLMNLVVELGGIDLLSSGLASIMTEQTAAGFSGLTAGILSLFSSTLGVVLPTLIPTVGSLIAKVGAAVTPMELCAAIGFASSTSGISPASTAGALTMGAMTSDPEFAEKYKPEKLFMELLIWALVSVGIVVLLAFIGFFRWFSVL from the coding sequence ATGAATATGGCTACATTATCATTGATCATGCTGGTAGCAGCGATCGCAATCGGGTTCTTCCTGAACGTAAACGTAGGTCTTGTTTCAATCTTCTTTGCTGTAATTCTGGGGTATGGAAGTGGACAGTTCACAGGAAAAGAAATCATCTCCGGTTGGAGCGGATCGCTGTTCATGACACTGGCAGGTATCACTTTAGTGTTCGCTATCGTACAGTCAAACAACTCTCTGGAGTTATTGATTCGTAAGATAATTAACAAACTGGGTAAAGCAGTTGTGTTAGTACCGGTTGTATATTTCGTATTTGCATGGGCAGTATCAGCAGCAGGTCCTGGACTGATCCCAACCGCAGCACTGGTTACAGTATTGGCAGTTCCGCTGGCGCATGAAACAGGATTCCATCCTCTTATGCTTTCCATGACAGCTGTTGCAGCAGCAAACGCAGGACGTTTCACCATGCTGACAGTAGAAGGTAACCTGATCACAGATCTTCTGGTAGCACAGGGATACACCGAAAACGTTATGATGGGTGTCTGTGTTAGTTCAACAATCCTGGCAGTTATTTTATCTGTTGTTTATTATATCTGGTACAAAGGATATAAAGTAAGGCAGGGAATGGGAAAAGCAACAGAAGTTTCCAAATTTACCAAAGAGCAGATCGTTTCTTTGATCGGTATGTTGGTAATGGTTATCCTGATCCTGGTATTCAAATTTGAAGCCAGCCTGGCAGCATTCTCAGTAGGTGGAACATTGATCATCTTAAGAGTCGGTGATCAGAAAGCAGCATTCAAAGCAATGCCTTGGGGAACTATGATCCTTGTCTGTGGTGTAGGAGTTCTGATGAACCTGGTAGTAGAGCTTGGAGGAATTGATCTTCTTTCTTCCGGTCTTGCAAGCATCATGACAGAGCAGACAGCAGCAGGATTCAGTGGTCTGACAGCAGGTATCTTATCTCTGTTCAGTTCTACATTGGGAGTAGTACTTCCGACTTTGATTCCGACAGTAGGATCTCTGATCGCAAAGGTTGGGGCAGCAGTTACACCGATGGAACTTTGTGCAGCAATCGGATTTGCATCTTCCACATCAGGAATCAGCCCGGCATCTACAGCAGGTGCGCTTACTATGGGTGCTATGACATCTGATCCGGAATTTGCAGAAAAATACAAACCGGAAAAACTGTTCATGGAACTTCTGATCTGGGCATTAGTCAGTGTAGGAATCGTAGTTCTGCTTGCATTCATCGGATTCTTCCGTTGGTTCTCTGTACTGTAA
- a CDS encoding beta-class carbonic anhydrase — protein MKKEQLLEEILKVNSEFVAEKKYEKHQAEKFPKKKLAVLTCMDTRLVKLLPEALGVENGDIVVIKDAGGVVSKPYGDVVRSLLVAILELGVTGIMVIGHTDCGVQNMSGDEMIHLMTERGVSEETIQNLKYSGLNFDEWLCGFDTNEQSVRKTINALENNPLLPKDVWVEGFVMDTVTGKLTAVPKATN, from the coding sequence ATGAAAAAAGAACAGTTACTGGAAGAGATATTAAAAGTAAATTCAGAGTTTGTGGCAGAGAAGAAATATGAAAAACATCAGGCAGAAAAGTTTCCTAAAAAGAAACTGGCGGTCTTAACCTGCATGGATACCCGGTTGGTCAAGTTACTTCCGGAAGCGCTTGGAGTAGAAAATGGCGATATTGTGGTAATCAAGGATGCAGGCGGTGTGGTGTCAAAACCATATGGGGATGTTGTAAGAAGTCTTCTGGTCGCAATCTTAGAACTTGGAGTTACGGGGATCATGGTAATCGGACATACGGATTGTGGTGTACAGAATATGTCCGGTGATGAGATGATCCATCTGATGACAGAAAGGGGTGTTTCAGAAGAAACAATCCAGAACCTGAAATACAGTGGCCTGAATTTTGATGAGTGGCTTTGCGGATTTGATACCAACGAGCAGTCAGTAAGAAAAACCATAAATGCACTGGAGAACAATCCATTGCTCCCGAAAGATGTATGGGTAGAAGGGTTTGTCATGGATACTGTAACAGGAAAGCTTACGGCAGTGCCGAAAGCAACAAATTAA
- a CDS encoding aldo/keto reductase, which translates to MKQSIEIKRGAVMPRLGMGTWFLGENPHRRDQEIEALRGGIEAGIHLIDTAEMYGSGRSEEMIGEAIAPCNREELFLVSKVYPQNAGKARLEKSLDQSLRLLGTDYLDLYLLHWRGGIPLRETVECMEAMVKKGKIKNWGVSNFDKTDMEELWRVPNGQNCAVNQVLYHLGSRGIEYDLLPWQREHNVPVMAYCPLAQAGSLRRGMVNNHALKQVAEKHNISVMQLLLAFVLQDENVIAIPRSCKKEHVLQNAAVRDLELTKEDMEILNQAYPSPTRRVPLDIV; encoded by the coding sequence ATGAAACAATCTATTGAAATAAAAAGAGGAGCGGTTATGCCGCGCCTTGGAATGGGAACCTGGTTTTTGGGAGAAAATCCACACAGAAGAGATCAGGAAATTGAAGCTTTGCGGGGAGGAATCGAAGCAGGGATTCATTTGATTGATACAGCAGAAATGTATGGAAGTGGCCGTTCCGAAGAAATGATCGGGGAAGCAATTGCGCCCTGTAACAGGGAGGAACTGTTCCTTGTATCAAAGGTTTATCCGCAGAATGCCGGAAAAGCACGTTTGGAGAAAAGTCTGGATCAGTCACTGAGATTGTTGGGGACAGATTATCTGGATCTTTATCTTCTTCATTGGAGGGGAGGAATTCCACTGCGTGAAACTGTAGAATGTATGGAAGCAATGGTAAAAAAAGGAAAGATTAAAAACTGGGGAGTATCCAATTTTGATAAGACAGATATGGAAGAACTGTGGCGAGTACCAAATGGACAAAATTGTGCAGTGAATCAGGTGCTATATCATTTGGGATCCAGAGGAATCGAATATGATCTTCTTCCGTGGCAGAGAGAACATAATGTTCCGGTAATGGCATATTGTCCATTGGCACAGGCCGGATCCCTCAGAAGAGGAATGGTCAACAATCACGCACTCAAACAGGTGGCAGAAAAACATAATATCAGTGTGATGCAGTTACTGTTGGCTTTTGTTTTACAGGATGAAAATGTGATCGCAATCCCAAGAAGTTGTAAGAAAGAACATGTACTGCAAAATGCGGCGGTGCGCGATCTGGAACTGACAAAAGAAGACATGGAAATTTTGAATCAGGCTTATCCGAGTCCGACAAGGAGAGTACCCCTTGACATTGTATGA
- the holA gene encoding DNA polymerase III subunit delta, translated as MKALNEEIKSGQLKKVYLLYGEEAYLKKMYKERLRKAALPEGDTMNYAYYEGKNVNVKEVIDLSETLPFFADRRLIILENTGLFKSAATDLADYVKEIPETSCLVFIETEVDKRGKMFKAVKTEGRVTELPFQDEKTLKRWILGFVKKEQKQITESTLNHFLDKVGTDMENIQGELEKLFCYTQGKPEITVEDVEAICVTQITNRIFDMVNAAAEGRQREALDLYYDLIALKEPAMRILYLLTRQVRLLMQVKEMQDLHFAQKEIASKAGIHPYAAKKYMAQTRYFSKERMREAVEESARLEQDVKTGKLSDTLAVEIFIIELSKK; from the coding sequence GTGAAAGCATTAAATGAAGAGATCAAATCAGGTCAGTTGAAAAAGGTTTATCTGCTGTACGGGGAAGAAGCCTATTTAAAGAAGATGTATAAAGAACGTCTCAGAAAAGCGGCACTCCCGGAAGGGGATACCATGAATTATGCCTATTATGAGGGGAAAAATGTAAATGTAAAAGAAGTCATTGACCTGTCGGAGACGCTTCCGTTTTTTGCAGACAGACGCCTGATCATTCTGGAAAATACCGGATTGTTCAAGAGCGCAGCCACCGATCTGGCAGATTATGTGAAAGAAATCCCGGAGACATCCTGCCTGGTGTTTATTGAGACAGAAGTGGATAAACGGGGAAAGATGTTTAAAGCGGTGAAAACGGAAGGCAGGGTGACGGAACTGCCGTTTCAGGATGAAAAAACATTAAAACGCTGGATTCTTGGATTTGTGAAGAAAGAACAGAAACAGATTACGGAATCAACGCTGAATCATTTTCTGGATAAAGTAGGAACCGACATGGAAAATATTCAGGGAGAGTTGGAAAAACTGTTTTGTTACACCCAGGGAAAGCCGGAGATTACAGTTGAAGATGTGGAGGCAATCTGCGTCACGCAGATTACCAACCGTATTTTTGATATGGTGAATGCAGCGGCCGAGGGAAGACAGAGAGAGGCACTGGATCTGTATTATGATCTGATTGCCCTGAAAGAACCGGCAATGCGGATTTTATATCTCCTGACCAGACAGGTGCGTCTGCTGATGCAGGTGAAAGAGATGCAGGATTTGCATTTTGCACAGAAGGAGATCGCTTCCAAGGCGGGCATCCATCCTTATGCAGCCAAAAAATACATGGCGCAGACCAGATATTTTTCGAAAGAACGTATGAGAGAAGCTGTGGAAGAAAGTGCCAGACTGGAGCAGGATGTAAAAACAGGAAAGCTTTCGGATACCCTGGCAGTTGAGATTTTTATCATAGAGTTAAGTAAAAAGTAA
- the lepA gene encoding translation elongation factor 4: MSHIDQSKIRNFCIIAHIDHGKSTLADRIIEKTGLLTSREMQSQVLDNMDLERERGITIKAQTVRTVYQAEDGEEYIFNLIDTPGHVDFNYEVSRSLAACDGAILVVDAAQGVEAQTLANVYLALDHDLDVMPVINKIDLPSADPERVIEEIEDVIGIEAEDAPQISAKTGLNIDQVLEQIVEKIPAPGGDPKAPLQALIFDSLYDSYKGVIVFCRIMEGTVKKGTKMRMMATGATADVVEVGYFGAGQFIPCDELSAGMVGYITASLKNVKDTRVGDTVTDDEHPCAEPLPGYKKVNPMVFCGLYPADGAKYPDLRDALEKLQLNDAALQFEPETSIALGFGFRCGFLGLLHLEIIQERLEREYNLDLVTTAPGVVYKVHKTNGDVIELTNPSNLPDPSEIEYMEEPMVKAEIMVTSEYIGAIMDLCQERRGEYQGMEYIEETRAVLRYHLPLNEIIYDFFDALKSRSRGYASFDYEMLGYQQSDLVKLDILINKEEVDALSFIVFRDTAYERGRKMCEKLKAEIPRQMFEIPIQAAIGSKIIARETVKAMRKDVLAKCYGGDISRKRKLLEKQKEGKKRMRQVGNVEIPQKAFMSVLKLDEN; encoded by the coding sequence GTGTCACACATTGATCAGAGTAAAATCAGAAATTTTTGTATCATTGCCCATATTGATCATGGCAAATCGACCCTGGCAGACCGGATCATCGAGAAGACCGGTCTTCTGACCAGCCGGGAGATGCAGTCTCAGGTTCTGGACAATATGGATCTGGAGAGAGAACGTGGAATTACGATTAAAGCCCAGACCGTTCGTACGGTTTATCAGGCAGAAGACGGAGAAGAATACATTTTTAATTTGATCGACACTCCGGGACACGTAGACTTTAACTATGAAGTTTCCCGAAGCCTTGCAGCCTGCGACGGAGCGATCCTGGTCGTAGATGCGGCACAGGGTGTGGAGGCGCAGACGCTGGCAAATGTCTATCTCGCGCTGGATCATGATCTGGACGTCATGCCTGTGATCAACAAGATCGACCTTCCAAGTGCAGATCCGGAACGGGTGATCGAGGAAATCGAAGATGTGATCGGAATCGAAGCAGAGGATGCTCCGCAGATTTCGGCAAAGACCGGACTGAATATCGATCAGGTCTTAGAGCAGATCGTGGAAAAAATTCCGGCACCGGGCGGGGATCCGAAAGCTCCGTTGCAGGCGCTGATCTTCGATTCCCTGTATGATTCTTATAAGGGCGTGATTGTATTTTGCAGAATCATGGAAGGAACTGTAAAAAAAGGAACAAAGATGCGTATGATGGCAACAGGGGCTACGGCAGACGTGGTGGAAGTCGGTTATTTCGGAGCAGGTCAGTTTATTCCCTGTGACGAACTTTCCGCAGGAATGGTAGGGTATATTACCGCCAGCCTGAAAAATGTAAAAGATACCCGGGTGGGCGATACGGTGACAGACGATGAGCATCCGTGTGCAGAGCCGCTTCCGGGTTATAAAAAGGTAAATCCGATGGTATTCTGCGGATTGTATCCGGCAGACGGAGCAAAATATCCGGATCTGAGAGATGCCCTGGAAAAGTTACAGTTAAATGATGCGGCACTTCAGTTTGAGCCGGAGACTTCCATTGCGCTGGGATTCGGATTTCGTTGTGGGTTCCTGGGACTGTTACATCTGGAAATCATTCAGGAGCGTCTGGAACGGGAATACAATCTGGATCTGGTTACGACGGCACCGGGTGTTGTGTATAAGGTGCATAAGACAAACGGAGACGTGATCGAACTGACCAATCCTTCCAATCTTCCGGATCCTTCGGAAATTGAATATATGGAAGAACCGATGGTAAAGGCAGAGATCATGGTGACTTCGGAGTATATCGGAGCGATCATGGATCTTTGTCAGGAACGACGCGGGGAGTATCAAGGAATGGAATATATTGAAGAGACCAGAGCGGTGCTTCGTTATCACCTTCCGCTGAATGAGATTATTTACGATTTCTTTGACGCACTGAAATCCCGCTCCAGAGGTTATGCGTCCTTTGATTATGAGATGCTTGGCTATCAGCAGTCTGATCTGGTGAAGCTGGATATCCTTATTAATAAAGAAGAAGTAGATGCGCTGTCCTTCATTGTCTTCCGGGATACGGCGTATGAGCGTGGAAGAAAAATGTGTGAGAAATTAAAGGCAGAGATTCCGAGACAGATGTTTGAGATCCCGATCCAGGCAGCCATCGGAAGCAAGATCATTGCAAGAGAAACCGTAAAAGCCATGCGGAAAGATGTGCTGGCAAAATGTTATGGTGGAGATATTTCCAGAAAGAGAAAACTTCTGGAAAAACAGAAAGAGGGAAAGAAACGAATGCGTCAGGTGGGAAATGTAGAAATCCCGCAGAAGGCATTTATGAGTGTATTGAAGTTAGACGAGAACTAA
- the hemW gene encoding radical SAM family heme chaperone HemW — protein MENLELYLHIPFCVRKCAYCDFLSHTPEKGEIEAYVKALKEEIASYKNIFDSCQVSTIFFGGGTPSLLTAEQMKEILDGIWTHFRLEDTAEITMELNPGTATREHLIGYRSAGVNRLSIGLQSVHDKELKMLGRIHDYQTFLNTYQGAREAGFENINVDLISAIPGQSVESWEESLRTVVGLNPEHLSAYSLIIEEGTPFYEIYGEKNQETEQIHGEKQREEKEKLPSEEEERLMYERTRELLAEYGYQQYEISNYAKPGYECRHNLGYWERVPYLGLGVGASSLIRYREKEYRYHHVTEVDEYIKFAGTPEKLVREPEEVVRRAQIEEFMFLGLRKCQGIGKSEFRKRFGVPIEEIYGDILQKQERLGLIRIGADQISLTERGMDLSNYVFAQYL, from the coding sequence ATGGAGAATCTGGAATTGTATCTGCACATTCCTTTTTGTGTGCGGAAATGTGCGTATTGTGATTTTCTGTCTCATACACCGGAAAAAGGTGAGATAGAAGCTTATGTGAAAGCATTGAAAGAAGAAATTGCTTCTTATAAAAATATATTTGATTCCTGCCAGGTGTCCACGATCTTTTTCGGGGGCGGAACTCCATCGTTGCTGACAGCGGAACAGATGAAAGAGATACTGGATGGGATATGGACACATTTCAGACTGGAAGATACCGCAGAGATTACCATGGAGCTAAATCCGGGAACGGCAACGAGAGAACACCTGATTGGTTATCGCAGTGCGGGAGTGAACCGCTTGAGCATCGGATTGCAGTCCGTCCATGACAAGGAGTTGAAGATGTTGGGACGGATCCATGATTATCAGACGTTTCTGAATACTTATCAGGGGGCAAGAGAAGCTGGATTTGAAAATATCAATGTAGATCTGATTTCGGCAATTCCCGGGCAAAGTGTAGAGAGTTGGGAAGAAAGTCTGCGGACAGTTGTCGGTCTGAATCCGGAACATCTGTCGGCATACAGCCTGATTATCGAAGAAGGAACTCCGTTTTATGAGATCTATGGGGAGAAAAATCAGGAGACTGAGCAAATTCATGGGGAAAAGCAGAGGGAAGAAAAAGAAAAGTTGCCATCAGAAGAGGAAGAACGTCTGATGTATGAACGAACCCGGGAACTCCTGGCGGAATATGGCTATCAGCAGTATGAGATCTCCAATTATGCGAAGCCGGGATATGAATGCCGTCATAATCTGGGATACTGGGAAAGAGTTCCATACCTCGGACTGGGTGTGGGAGCCTCTTCCCTGATTCGGTACCGGGAAAAGGAATACAGATATCATCATGTGACGGAAGTGGATGAATATATAAAGTTTGCAGGAACCCCCGAAAAACTGGTCCGGGAACCGGAAGAAGTGGTTAGAAGGGCGCAGATCGAAGAATTTATGTTTCTGGGCTTGAGAAAATGTCAGGGAATTGGGAAGTCGGAGTTTCGAAAACGGTTTGGAGTACCGATCGAAGAGATTTACGGAGACATTTTACAGAAGCAGGAAAGGCTGGGGCTGATCCGGATCGGAGCAGACCAGATTTCGCTGACAGAGCGTGGAATGGATCTGAGTAATTATGTGTTTGCACAGTATCTGTGA